The following proteins are co-located in the Apium graveolens cultivar Ventura chromosome 5, ASM990537v1, whole genome shotgun sequence genome:
- the LOC141723383 gene encoding serine hydroxymethyltransferase 1, mitochondrial produces the protein MAMALALRKLSSSLADKPARRLVNGGSLYSMSSLPSEAVYDKEHPGVTWPKQLNAPIEVVDPEIADIIELEKARQWKGLELIPSENFTSLSVMQAVGSVMTNKYSEGYPGARYYGGNEYIDMAETLCQKRALEAFRLDPAKWGVNVQPLSGSPANFQVYTALLKPHERIMALDLPHGGHLSHGYQTDTKKISAVSIFFETMPYRLNESTGYIDYDQMEKSATLFRPKLIVAGASAYARLYDYDRIRKVCDKQKAILLADMAHISGLVAAGVIPSPFDYADVVTTTTHKSLRGPRGAMIFYRKGLKEVNKQGKEVMYDFEEKINMAVFPGLQGGPHNHTITGLAVALKQATTGEYKAYQEQVLSNCSKFAQTLMKRGYELVSGGTDNHLVLVNLKPKGIDGSRVEKVLEAVHIAANKNTVPGDVSAMVPGGIRMGTPALTSRGFVEEDFAKVAEYFDSAVKLALKIKSEAKGTKLKDFVAAMQSSAPIQSEISKLRHDVEEYAKQFPTIGFEKETMKYKN, from the exons ATGGCCATGGCACTGGCGCTCCGTAAGCTTTCTTCTTCCCTTGCTGACAAACCTGCTCGCCGTCTCGTCAATGGCGGCTCTCTTTATTCCATG TCATCTTTGCCCAGTGAAGCTGTGTATGATAAAGAACACCCTGGTGTCACG TGGCCAAAGCAACTGAATGCTCCAATCGAGGTTGTTGATCCCGAGATTGCTGACATTATTGAGCTTGAGAAAGCAAGACAGTGGAAG GGGCTGGAACTCATTCCATCGGAGAATTTCACTTCTTTGTCGGTGATGCAAGCAGTTGGATCTGTTATGACTAATAAATACAGTGAAGGATATCCAGGGGCCAGATACTATGGAGGAAACGA ATATATTGACATGGCAGAAACATTGTGTCAGAAGCGTGCTCTGGAAGCATTTAGGTTGGATCCAGCAAAATGGGGAG TGAACGTACAGCCTCTTTCAGGGTCTCCGGCTAATTTCCAAGTGTATACAGCGTTATTAAAACCTCATGAAAGAATAATGGCACTTGATCTTCCTCACGGTGGCCATCTTTCGCACGGATATCAG ACAGATACAAAGAAGATATCAGCAGTTTCTATATTTTTTGAGACTATGCCTTATAGATTGAATGAGAGCACTGGCTACATTGACTATGACCAG ATGGAAAAAAGTGCAACACTCTTCAGACCAAAATTGATTGTTGCTGGTGCTAGTGCCTATGCACGTCTCTATGATTATGATCGTATTCGTAAG GTTTGCGACAAGCAGAAAGCAATTCTTTTGGCAGATATGGCACACATTAGCGGGTTAGTTGCAGCTGGTGTCATCCCATCACCCTTTGATTATGCAGATGTTGTGACCACCACAACACACAAATCTCTTCGTGGGCCTCGTGGTGCCATGATCTTCTACAGGAAAGGGTTGAAAGAGGTTAACAAACAAGGCAAGGAG GTGATGtatgattttgaagaaaaaatcAATATGGCTGTTTTCCCTGGACTTCAAGGTGGCCCACACAACCACACGATCACTGGCTTGGCAGTTGCATTGAAACAG GCGACAACTGGAGAATACAAAGCCTACCAAGAGCAAGTCCTCAGTAATTGCTCCAAGTTTGCACAG ACTTTGATGAAGAGGGGCTATGAACTTGTTTCTGGTGGAACTGACAATCACTTAGTTTTAGTTAATCTGAAACCCAAG GGTATTGATGGGTCCAGGGTTGAAAAGGTGCTGGAAGCTGTTCATATTGCAGCCAACAAAAACACCGTTCCTGGAGATGTGTCTGCCATGGTTCCTGGTGGCATCCGAATGG GGACCCCTGCTCTTACTTCAAGAGGATTTGTTGAAGAAGACTTTGCTAAAGTTGCTGAGTACTTTGACAGTGCTGTAAAGTTGGCACTGAAGATAAAATCTGAAGCTAAAG GAACAAAATTGAAAGATTTTGTGGCCGCAATGCAATCCAGTGCGCCCATCCAATCTGAGATCTCAAAGCTCCGCCATGATGTAGAGGAGTATGCAAAACAATTTCCAACAATTGGATTTGAGAAAGAAACTATGAAATACAAAAATTAA